The Rubripirellula reticaptiva DNA window TTGCTCGGTGGGGCGAGTGGATACCAATCGGTCTCTAGATCAGATGCCCGGACTTTCATCGGGCACTCGATTCGCCAAACAGACCTGTGAGATAACTTGCGGAGCATCGTGCCGCTTCGCGACAATGCAGGACTGCCGTTTAGTCTTTCTCGCCTGTGAATAAAAGCTGCTGCCGATCGGCTGACGCGAATAGGTCGACGATCGGGGCGGGGTAGTCCACTCCAATGCCGACACTAAATTTCAGTTGTTCGTCGCCGGAGATTTTCCATGGCGTATGAATTTGATCACGAGGGACGTTGGCGAGTTCCGGCAACCAATGCTTCACGTACGCTCCGTCGGGATCGTAAACGCCCGCCTGTTTGATTGTGTTGAACCAACGAAACTCTCTCGCATCGTTACCGACTCCGGCGATGTAGTTCCAATTGCCGTAGTTGCTGCAAGGGTCGTAGTCGATCAGCAACGACTCAAACCACTGGGCACCCATCCGCCAATCAACACCAAGATTTTTCGTCAAGAAACTCGCTGCGTTTTGACGGCCTCGATTGCTCATGAATCCGGTCCGCGCAAGCTCTCGCATGTTGGCGTCGATCAAGGGATAACCCGTCCGTCCCTCGCGCCAAGCGTCAAAGCGGAACGCGTCTTGGTTCCAAGAATACTGTTGTTGCTGAATTCCGCCGACGGTAAACACTCGCCGGCCATGTTTGGCGACGACGAACGCAAAGTAGTCACGCCACAACAACTCGAAGAACATCCAGTAGGTCGAGTCGTTCTTTGCCACCTGCTGTTCGTAGCGTTTGACTTCATCGTAGATTTTTCGCGGCGACAAACAGCCCATCGCAAGCCACGGCGAGAACTTCGACGAGTAATTTGCACCCATCATTCCGTTGCGAGTTTCTTTGTAGCTTCGTATTCCGTGAGTCTGCCACAAGTAGTCATCCAAACGGGCCAGCCCTGCCGTTTCACCGCCTTGGAAACTCATCACACCGCGAGGATCCGGTTCGATGCTGGACGAAGTAAAGAAGTGAATGCCATCGATGTCTTGGCTCGGTATTTTCGCGGCAATCTCTGAGGGAATATTGAGAATCTGATTCGGCGGGGGCAGAGCCGAAGGTGGTTCGTATCGTTTTTCAACCTTCCCACGAAATTTAGTGAAAAGTTCTGGTAATTCCTCGACCCCAAACGGCAAATCTTCGACTTCGTAAAGAGTGTTCGCCGATGCAACCTCGAGTGTACAGTCGATCCGCGCCAATGCGATGCGAACGCGTTCTTGAGTATCTCGCTCTTCGCTGGCGTACTCGAGATGGCAATGAACGCTCGATGCCTGAGCTGTCTTCGCGATAGCCGCTAGCGTGTCAGCAGGATCTCCCACCACGACATGTAAAGTTCCGCCGACCGCATGCAATTGTTTTCGCAGATCAACGAGCGACTCTCGTAAGAACTGCAATCGAAACTTCCCGATCCGATCAAACCCAAAACCGGTCTTTCCAAACGCTGCTGGATCGAGGACGTACACGCAAACGGTTTGGTCGGATCGCTCGATAGCCCGAACTAACGCGCGATGATCGTGTAGACGAAGGTCATTGCGAAACCAAACCAAAGAGATCGTCATCAGAGTACTGCCAGGCTGAAAGAATGAACCTCGCCAGTATTACCAACCGTCAAACGGGTTCACGTCGTTAGAGGAATTGACAAGGGTACTCGGCTTCCTGACCAAGTGTCACCGCCGTTGTTGAATGGCTAGGTGCCCGAAACGCTAGCCAGGCCTTGATTGCCGAAAGCATGACTCTTCCGCCAAATACTGCTCCCCAATGCGGACCGTCGATGCCTTTCAGCCGCAATAAATAATAGATGTAGCGTTTTCGACTGTAGAGATTAGAAAAAAAATCTGTGGCTGAAACCATAGCGAACGTTGCCGGTGATCGGGGTCGCAAACGCAGACTGTTAATCTTTCGTGAGATGAGTCCAACGGAACGCAAGTTCACGCACTGACAGCAATCGCGAATCTTCATTCGTTTTGTGAGCTGAACATCGCGAGTGGAACGAATGTGCAGCGATCGCTTTCGTGTGTGCAGACGAAGGTAAGCGATTGCTCTGGACGATAGGTTGTCCGTTCGAACCCAGACGCCCAAACTGCGGGTTCGTAATTGTTTCCATCCGTGCTAGTGAACCGATCAATTACCGGATCGCTCTGGACCGAATCGAGCACTTCGCCATCGGGTGAGATTGACACCCAACTATTCGGTTCCGTCGCAAACACCATTGCTTGAAGTTCGGCATCTGCGTTCCAAATGGCAGCGGGGTAGATATGGGCTGAACGAATCCAACTGACAAACCCTTGATCGATCGGGTTCTGTGACGCTCCGTCGTGTCGCAGTCCATAACGCTGTCCAGGATCGATCTCCGTAACGACGCGACCTGTCGTCGGATCCAATTTCAGCCAAGTGTTTGCATTGATCACGACAATATTGCCCACTGAATCAATCGTCAGGTTTGAAAATCCAGCGAGTTGCGAAGTCTTAACTTGCCAAATTTTGTTTCCTGTCGAAGACTGAATGGCCCGAATCTCAACGCCGTCATCGAAACTTGATGCGAGGAAGATTGATGAACCATCGTGGCTAATGCGGACGGCAGGAGCGTTTCCAATGTTTTCAACACGATGCTGAAACAGGACGCGACTTTTGGCTTCGGAAACTTCATGCACCACGATTTGGCCGGAGCCATCTGATTCACAAAACCACGGTCGGTCTCTGGCGACCGACAGGCGGGCGGGCTGGCCTGTTGTCGTGCGAACAAAGAGATTTTCTATTCTGCCGTCGTGATCGACCCGAGTGATACAGCAATATCGCCAATCGGTCTCCTCACGCGGGTCAGCGTCGCGAAGTTGTTTGCTTAGTTCGTGAAACAAAGGTTTTGGCAAGATTGATATCGAAAACGAAGTCTGCTTTCTGTTCAGTTTTGTTGTCGGTTCTTTATCGGTCGCTTGATCGATCCACGAAACATCACGCAGCATATAGCGTCGTTGGGAGTTTGAAGTTTGAAGGAGTTTGCCGTTGGGCACGCAGAATCGTGCCACGTTCGTTTCTCGGAAATGTTCCTCGTTGGGCGGTGCGCGCGGGATCGGTTGGCTGGAGAAAGTGCCCCGTCCATCAATAGCGATCCCCGAGCCATCGTGGCGAAACATTGCAAACCCACTTCGAAGCGGAGACGGTGTTGCATCGATGAACGCGTCGCAGCGGGGCAGTCGCGAGATGGTTTCCAAGCGGTGGTTCCACACTTCGGCATGGCCTCGCCATGCAACCGCCAGCCTGTCTTGCGCCGGATGAATGGCTACGCGAGGAAACAAAAGACGATCTCCGGGGCATCGAGTCGTCTTCGCTGAAAACTTTCCGGACAGTGGGTAGTCTGCTGCTTGTCTTAGTTCCAAGTGATTGACGAACCCTTGCAGGATTGTGAATTTGCTATCTCTACTAGCTGGCATGACCTGGTAGTGATTGGAAATGGTTTCACCCCGCGGGATACAAGCGACTCTTGTCCCGTCATTTAGCAAATGAAAGCTGAATTCCTTTTCCGTGCGCATGACATAGTGTTCGTCGTCTGCTGCATAACGCAAATCGATGATTGACTTGGAATCGGCAATTGGATGGGCTCCGACGAGTCGCCAAGACCACTTTGGGGACTCGGCAGAATCATCGGTATCATTCTCGGCGAGATCTACATCTGTCGAAGCTTGTTTTTGCGATTCTTGGGGCAAACCGAAATTTGCGATCCAGTGCTCAATGCCCGCCGGAGTTTGAAGTAAACAGCTGGGGCGATCGCTGACGGAATCAAAGTTCAACACATCGATTCTAGCGAAAGGATCTTGGACATCGCGGACTTCGGGATCGTAGCAGTGCAACTGGTTTTGTGTTGCCACCAGGATCAGAACTCGTCCTTGATCTGTAACTGTGCGAATCGAAGTGATCCCGTCAAATGATACTGGCTGCACGTCTACGGTGGTCCGATGATTGCTGCCGAATCGAATCAGACCCACAAAGTTGTACGACGCAGCGATCAACGAGCCATCAACAGGGTTCCAACAAATTGCTCTGGCCCATTGGGATGGGCCGTCACCACGCATGGTGTAGTGCAGAGTGAACTGTTTGCCATCCCAGTTGTAGACACGAATTCGATTTCGGATCGTTAGCACTGCGAGACGTGTACCGTCGTGTGACCACGCCATATCAAGAATTTGATCGTGCGGTGACACCGTCGACACCGCAGCTAGCTTGATGGTCGGATCGGATACCTGCAGTCGGCTTAGCAGTCGTTCGGATTGCGAGGCGAATTCAGTATTTGTTTCTGCTTCAAATTTTAGAAAGCCGTGGTACTCGGTTCCAAGCACCGTGTAGCCGTATGGCGAGCGTCGGGTCACGGTCGGAAGAATTTTGTTTGGTTCGTTTTGGTTGTCCGCGAATTCGCTTCCATCCTTTGTTGAATTGAGGTTGCTCGAAGACAATTCGGTTGACGTGTTGCCCGGCAAGGACAATCGTGGGATTAACGCAACGGAAGCCGACGAAACGTTGCTCGTGGCTCGAATACGAACGCTTCGGTTCACTAAGAATTGAAACGTTGTCGAAAACAGGACCA harbors:
- a CDS encoding serine/threonine protein kinase → MPRPTSTSEPCPTTDTLRRCAEGKLDSDDLEIVIDHIDECESCQNRVEELDSNPHPPLQQLKNRPIEPTDHTIFRLLSARRDPSHRKTISSPIPDRIGPYAVKRLIAVGGMGSIYEGRHVNLGRSVAIKWLNGERTLSRRRAQQVLREWRAHGRLMHPNIVTATDAGLIEGCPYLITELIDGLDLSRLIKKSGSLSIIEAVTITRDVAVAMDYAHQEGVAHLDIKPSNIMLDRGGVVKLLDLGTAQTVNPETESTESHRGANVIDDFGTLGFLAPERINASQDGVSLEIHDQFAADIYSLGCTLQYLLTTSAPFGNLPSTTGSTGRIVELIAGHRHQKPPRIELDATQGSDAQQQSVQLLIDSMLAKDPTARPRTMKDVSRALSEILDQDATPDGDLRADLSKLILSASEPNDWPEASGQTVGLTDLIRPAKRNRLSRLLVIGLFALALVLFSTTFQFLVNRSVRIRATSNVSSASVALIPRLSLPGNTSTELSSSNLNSTKDGSEFADNQNEPNKILPTVTRRSPYGYTVLGTEYHGFLKFEAETNTEFASQSERLLSRLQVSDPTIKLAAVSTVSPHDQILDMAWSHDGTRLAVLTIRNRIRVYNWDGKQFTLHYTMRGDGPSQWARAICWNPVDGSLIAASYNFVGLIRFGSNHRTTVDVQPVSFDGITSIRTVTDQGRVLILVATQNQLHCYDPEVRDVQDPFARIDVLNFDSVSDRPSCLLQTPAGIEHWIANFGLPQESQKQASTDVDLAENDTDDSAESPKWSWRLVGAHPIADSKSIIDLRYAADDEHYVMRTEKEFSFHLLNDGTRVACIPRGETISNHYQVMPASRDSKFTILQGFVNHLELRQAADYPLSGKFSAKTTRCPGDRLLFPRVAIHPAQDRLAVAWRGHAEVWNHRLETISRLPRCDAFIDATPSPLRSGFAMFRHDGSGIAIDGRGTFSSQPIPRAPPNEEHFRETNVARFCVPNGKLLQTSNSQRRYMLRDVSWIDQATDKEPTTKLNRKQTSFSISILPKPLFHELSKQLRDADPREETDWRYCCITRVDHDGRIENLFVRTTTGQPARLSVARDRPWFCESDGSGQIVVHEVSEAKSRVLFQHRVENIGNAPAVRISHDGSSIFLASSFDDGVEIRAIQSSTGNKIWQVKTSQLAGFSNLTIDSVGNIVVINANTWLKLDPTTGRVVTEIDPGQRYGLRHDGASQNPIDQGFVSWIRSAHIYPAAIWNADAELQAMVFATEPNSWVSISPDGEVLDSVQSDPVIDRFTSTDGNNYEPAVWASGFERTTYRPEQSLTFVCTHESDRCTFVPLAMFSSQNE
- a CDS encoding DASH family cryptochrome, producing the protein MTISLVWFRNDLRLHDHRALVRAIERSDQTVCVYVLDPAAFGKTGFGFDRIGKFRLQFLRESLVDLRKQLHAVGGTLHVVVGDPADTLAAIAKTAQASSVHCHLEYASEERDTQERVRIALARIDCTLEVASANTLYEVEDLPFGVEELPELFTKFRGKVEKRYEPPSALPPPNQILNIPSEIAAKIPSQDIDGIHFFTSSSIEPDPRGVMSFQGGETAGLARLDDYLWQTHGIRSYKETRNGMMGANYSSKFSPWLAMGCLSPRKIYDEVKRYEQQVAKNDSTYWMFFELLWRDYFAFVVAKHGRRVFTVGGIQQQQYSWNQDAFRFDAWREGRTGYPLIDANMRELARTGFMSNRGRQNAASFLTKNLGVDWRMGAQWFESLLIDYDPCSNYGNWNYIAGVGNDAREFRWFNTIKQAGVYDPDGAYVKHWLPELANVPRDQIHTPWKISGDEQLKFSVGIGVDYPAPIVDLFASADRQQLLFTGEKD